The Lewinellaceae bacterium genome has a segment encoding these proteins:
- a CDS encoding YgiQ family radical SAM protein: MNTQSDINKWLPITRKEVLQRGWDELDVIIVSGDAYVDHASYGAAVIGRIIEAEGFRVAIVPQPNWRDDLRDFKKMGKPRLFFGVTSGNMDSMINHYTAGKRRRSTDGYTPGGEAGYRPDYATTVYSKILKELYPDTPVVLGGIEASLRRVTHYDYWSDQLKPTILKDSGADLLLYGMAEQALRELLRLLDKGVPFHSIHSILQTAFLRPKSEGVPKDKRWETIKLSSHEVCLEDKRAFAANFKHVEQESNKSYANRIVQEVGDDFLVINPPFPVMDEKTMDASFDLPYARAPHPKYDKRGAIPSWEMIQFSINMHRGCFGGCSFCTISAHQGKFIASRSEESILKEVDEVTKMPGFKGYISDLGGPSANMYKMKGKDLSICDRCVAPSCIHPVICENLDTDHSQMTELYKKVETHPDIKKAFIGSGIRYDLLTKSFNKKGNDSLDEYLEHVVCNNISGRLKVAPEHTSDETLKVMRKPSFQHFHSFKEKYEKFNKKHGLNQPLIPYFISSHPGSTEEEMANLAGETKDMGFRLEQVQDFTPTPMTVATIIYYTGLHPYTLRPVYTAKTEKEKKNQHLFFFWYKKENRGQILSKLKEMRRPDLIKKLLEEGKKETVKASPVTAKGRKSKEAPRPGRRKGESPTGKVDGKSRFSRKRK, from the coding sequence ATGAATACTCAATCGGACATAAATAAATGGTTACCCATAACCAGGAAGGAGGTGCTTCAGCGTGGCTGGGACGAACTCGACGTGATCATCGTTAGCGGTGACGCCTATGTAGATCATGCTTCTTATGGGGCTGCTGTCATCGGCAGGATCATCGAGGCAGAAGGATTCCGGGTCGCTATCGTGCCCCAGCCCAACTGGCGGGATGATTTGCGTGACTTCAAAAAAATGGGAAAACCCCGTTTGTTTTTTGGCGTCACTTCCGGCAATATGGATTCTATGATCAACCATTATACCGCCGGGAAAAGAAGACGATCCACCGATGGCTATACACCGGGGGGAGAGGCCGGTTACCGTCCTGATTATGCCACGACGGTTTATTCCAAAATATTAAAGGAACTCTATCCTGATACACCTGTAGTGCTGGGGGGCATTGAAGCTTCCCTGCGCAGGGTTACGCACTACGATTACTGGTCTGATCAGTTGAAGCCTACCATTTTAAAGGACAGCGGCGCTGATTTGCTGCTTTATGGAATGGCCGAGCAGGCGTTACGGGAATTGTTGCGATTGCTCGACAAAGGAGTGCCTTTTCATTCCATTCATTCCATTCTGCAAACGGCTTTTTTGAGGCCGAAATCGGAAGGCGTTCCCAAAGATAAAAGATGGGAAACCATAAAATTATCTTCTCATGAAGTTTGTCTGGAGGACAAGCGGGCTTTTGCGGCCAATTTCAAGCATGTGGAGCAGGAGTCCAATAAATCTTACGCCAACCGCATTGTCCAGGAAGTTGGGGACGATTTTTTGGTGATCAATCCACCTTTCCCGGTGATGGATGAAAAAACGATGGATGCTTCCTTTGACCTGCCTTATGCCAGGGCGCCTCATCCCAAATACGATAAACGCGGGGCTATCCCTTCATGGGAGATGATCCAGTTCTCGATCAATATGCACCGGGGTTGTTTTGGAGGATGTAGTTTTTGCACCATCTCGGCTCACCAGGGTAAGTTTATTGCCAGCCGGTCAGAAGAATCTATCCTGAAAGAGGTGGATGAGGTGACTAAAATGCCCGGGTTTAAAGGGTACATCAGCGACCTCGGTGGCCCATCGGCCAATATGTACAAAATGAAAGGAAAGGATCTTTCCATCTGTGACAGGTGTGTGGCGCCTTCCTGTATCCATCCGGTCATCTGTGAAAACCTCGATACGGATCACTCCCAGATGACGGAGTTGTACAAAAAGGTTGAAACTCATCCTGATATCAAAAAAGCCTTTATCGGCAGCGGTATTCGTTATGACTTATTGACCAAATCCTTCAACAAAAAAGGAAATGACTCCCTGGATGAATACCTGGAGCATGTGGTTTGTAACAATATTTCAGGCAGGTTGAAAGTCGCTCCTGAGCATACTTCCGACGAGACCCTGAAAGTCATGCGTAAACCTTCCTTTCAGCATTTTCACAGCTTTAAAGAAAAATACGAGAAGTTCAATAAAAAACACGGCCTCAACCAGCCCCTGATTCCTTATTTTATTTCCAGCCACCCCGGAAGTACCGAGGAGGAGATGGCCAACCTGGCTGGCGAGACCAAAGATATGGGCTTCCGCCTGGAACAGGTGCAGGACTTTACGCCAACACCCATGACGGTTGCGACGATCATTTATTATACAGGGTTGCATCCCTACACCCTTCGCCCTGTTTATACGGCTAAAACCGAAAAAGAGAAAAAGAATCAGCATTTGTTTTTCTTCTGGTATAAAAAAGAAAATCGTGGGCAGATTCTTTCCAAACTCAAGGAGATGAGACGCCCTGACCTGATCAAAAAATTGTTGGAAGAAGGTAAAAAGGAAACGGTAAAAGCCAGCCCGGTTACCGCTAAAGGCCGAAAATCTAAGGAGGCCCCTCGTCCAGGCAGGAGGAAGGGGGAAAGTCCGACAGGAAAAGTGGATGGAAAGAGTCGTTTTAGCCGGAAGCGGAAGTAG
- the purB gene encoding adenylosuccinate lyase — MLTAISPIDGRYYSKVEALSNYFSEFALIRYRVFVEIEYFIALCEIPLPQLADVPLEKLEQLRGFVDEFEFEYAERVKEIERTTNHDVKAVEYLVKEFFDQVGLEKYREFVHFGLTSQDINNTAFPLMLKGALENVCFTAFDDLHELLYNLATKWLHVPMLARTHGQPASPTTVGKELQVFVERLNVQFAQLENISQKAKFGGATGNFNAHYVTYPDIQWIDFADDFVRDKLGLERSHPTTQIEHYDNLAAIFHALIRINTILIDLCRDVWTYISMDYFKQETIAGEIGSSAMPHKVNPIDFENAEGNLGLANALFGHMAEKLPVSRLQRDLTDSTVLRNIGVPIGHTLIALKSILKGLQKLSLNYGKVERDLDKNWAVVAEAIQNILRREGFDKPYEALKDLTRGKESISREDITAFIENLSVSEAVKEELKQINPRNYIGKGV; from the coding sequence ATGCTGACTGCCATTTCACCTATTGATGGAAGGTATTATTCCAAAGTAGAAGCGCTGAGTAATTATTTTTCTGAATTTGCCCTGATCCGCTACCGCGTTTTTGTGGAAATTGAATATTTCATCGCCCTTTGTGAAATTCCCTTGCCACAGCTGGCAGATGTTCCCTTGGAAAAACTGGAACAACTCCGGGGCTTTGTGGATGAATTTGAATTCGAATACGCAGAGCGTGTCAAGGAAATTGAAAGAACCACCAACCACGACGTTAAGGCAGTAGAGTATTTGGTCAAGGAATTTTTTGACCAGGTAGGGCTGGAAAAATACCGCGAATTTGTTCACTTCGGACTCACCTCCCAGGACATCAACAACACCGCTTTTCCCCTAATGCTAAAAGGCGCACTGGAAAATGTTTGTTTCACTGCCTTTGATGATTTACACGAGTTATTGTACAACCTGGCGACCAAATGGCTCCATGTGCCTATGCTGGCACGCACTCACGGACAACCCGCCTCTCCGACCACCGTCGGTAAAGAACTCCAGGTTTTCGTGGAGCGCCTAAATGTTCAGTTTGCCCAACTTGAAAATATTTCCCAAAAGGCAAAATTTGGCGGAGCCACCGGCAACTTTAATGCCCACTACGTCACTTATCCCGACATCCAATGGATTGATTTTGCCGACGACTTTGTCCGGGACAAACTTGGACTGGAACGCTCCCACCCTACTACTCAAATTGAACATTATGACAACCTGGCCGCCATCTTCCACGCCCTGATTCGCATCAATACCATTTTGATCGACTTGTGCCGCGATGTGTGGACCTACATTTCCATGGATTATTTCAAGCAGGAAACCATTGCCGGGGAAATTGGTTCTTCTGCCATGCCCCATAAAGTAAACCCGATCGATTTTGAAAATGCCGAAGGCAACCTTGGACTGGCGAATGCCCTGTTTGGACACATGGCGGAAAAATTGCCGGTTTCCCGCCTTCAAAGAGATCTGACGGACAGTACCGTTTTACGAAATATTGGCGTGCCTATCGGACACACCCTCATTGCCCTAAAGTCCATTTTGAAAGGATTGCAAAAATTATCCCTGAATTATGGGAAGGTGGAACGGGATCTGGATAAAAACTGGGCCGTTGTGGCCGAAGCTATTCAAAACATCCTCCGCCGGGAAGGTTTTGACAAGCCATACGAAGCCTTAAAAGATCTGACCCGGGGCAAAGAATCCATTTCCAGGGAAGACATCACGGCCTTTATTGAAAACTTATCCGTCAGTGAGGCCGTTAAGGAAGAACTGAAACAAATAAATCCGAGAAATTATATTGGCAAGGGAGTGTAG
- a CDS encoding periplasmic heavy metal sensor, with translation MTKNTWLITLLVVLNLVSLGALWFSKDREHKQMTKEDHKAMLHKVFKEELGLDEKQQVAFADLTNEHFQKRKDHVKAIREKKRELLEAVAAETEDTIAINALVNEITSLERANEEFFIEHFRNLKAVCTPEQQKNLARVFLRGMRPHGSPDHEKE, from the coding sequence ATGACTAAAAATACGTGGCTGATTACCTTGCTGGTGGTGCTCAACCTGGTTTCCCTCGGCGCTTTGTGGTTTTCAAAAGACAGAGAACATAAGCAGATGACCAAAGAGGATCACAAGGCTATGCTCCACAAGGTTTTTAAAGAAGAGCTCGGTCTGGATGAAAAACAGCAGGTCGCCTTCGCTGATCTGACCAACGAGCATTTCCAGAAAAGAAAAGATCACGTCAAAGCCATCCGTGAGAAAAAACGCGAATTACTGGAAGCCGTTGCAGCCGAAACAGAAGATACCATCGCCATAAATGCGCTGGTCAATGAAATAACAAGCCTCGAAAGAGCCAATGAAGAATTTTTTATCGAACATTTTCGAAATTTAAAAGCCGTTTGCACTCCCGAGCAACAGAAAAACCTGGCCAGGGTGTTTCTCCGGGGTATGCGACCACACGGATCTCCGGACCATGAAAAGGAATAA
- a CDS encoding peptidylprolyl isomerase: MENGIYAKFITNKGDITIRLEHEKAPGTVGNFVSLAEGTQDNNQRPPGEPYYDGLTFHRVIPNFMIQGGCPQGSGMGGPGYNFKDEFHPDLKHTGPGVLSMANAGRNTNGSQFFITHVATDWLDGNHAVFGHVVEGQEVVDAIRQGDVMEKVEILRVGADAEAFDAAAAFAKVAK; encoded by the coding sequence ATGGAAAACGGAATTTACGCTAAATTCATTACGAATAAAGGAGACATCACTATACGTCTTGAGCATGAAAAAGCGCCGGGAACGGTCGGTAACTTTGTAAGCCTCGCCGAAGGTACTCAGGACAATAATCAACGTCCTCCGGGAGAGCCTTATTACGACGGACTGACTTTCCATCGTGTCATCCCCAATTTTATGATACAGGGAGGATGCCCACAGGGTTCAGGTATGGGAGGTCCGGGTTATAACTTTAAGGATGAATTCCACCCTGATCTGAAACATACAGGCCCCGGTGTTTTATCTATGGCCAATGCCGGCCGGAATACCAACGGCAGCCAGTTTTTTATCACTCATGTCGCTACGGATTGGCTGGACGGCAATCATGCTGTTTTTGGACATGTAGTTGAAGGACAGGAAGTCGTGGATGCTATTCGCCAGGGAGATGTAATGGAAAAAGTGGAAATATTAAGGGTAGGAGCAGACGCTGAAGCTTTTGATGCAGCGGCAGCTTTTGCCAAGGTGGCTAAATAA
- a CDS encoding SDR family oxidoreductase, whose product MNDKVAVITGGNGTLGSAFAKGLAEAGATVFILGRNAEKSAQKVLEFKEMGLDIQAITCDVLDENSVNNAVKTVLEITGRVDILINGAGGNMPGATIMPDQSVFDISIDQFRKVSDLNLVGTVIPSIAFAKPMVKQGKGCIINVSSVAAALPLTRVAGYAASKAAVDNFTRWMAVEMANKYGEGIRVNAIAPGFFIAEQNRSLLLNEDHSLTDRGKTIISQTPMKRFGTPDDLISTILWLCDDRSAFVTGIVVPVDGGFTAFAGV is encoded by the coding sequence ATGAACGATAAAGTAGCTGTCATCACAGGTGGGAACGGAACATTGGGCAGTGCCTTCGCCAAAGGATTGGCGGAAGCGGGAGCAACGGTTTTTATTCTCGGAAGAAATGCTGAGAAATCTGCCCAAAAAGTCCTTGAATTCAAAGAGATGGGACTTGATATACAAGCTATAACCTGTGATGTGCTCGACGAAAACTCCGTAAACAATGCCGTAAAAACGGTATTGGAAATAACAGGCAGGGTGGATATTTTAATCAATGGAGCCGGCGGGAATATGCCGGGCGCCACCATCATGCCCGACCAATCGGTTTTTGATATTTCCATTGACCAATTCCGAAAAGTGAGTGACCTTAATTTAGTCGGTACGGTTATTCCTTCGATTGCCTTTGCCAAACCGATGGTTAAGCAGGGCAAAGGATGTATCATCAATGTTTCCTCTGTGGCTGCAGCCTTACCCCTGACGAGGGTGGCAGGATACGCAGCCTCCAAGGCTGCCGTGGACAACTTTACCCGCTGGATGGCAGTGGAAATGGCCAACAAATACGGCGAAGGAATTCGCGTTAATGCCATCGCCCCCGGTTTTTTCATCGCGGAACAAAACCGTTCTTTATTATTGAATGAAGATCATTCTTTGACAGACAGGGGAAAAACCATTATCAGCCAAACCCCAATGAAAAGATTTGGAACGCCTGATGACCTGATCAGCACCATCCTCTGGCTTTGTGACGATCGCTCCGCTTTTGTTACGGGGATCGTGGTGCCTGTTGATGGAGGATTTACTGCTTTTGCCGGGGTGTAA
- a CDS encoding rhomboid family intramembrane serine protease, translated as MQEYLTLTNIVILITVVLSFQAFQKPDLMQKFIFKPTIINDHKEYSRFLSSGFIHADWVHLGVNMYMLYLFGRFSESLFLFLFGHTGGKIAFLLFYLSAIVVSSIPSYFRHKDNYTYAALGASGATSALVFAYILYAPWQMFIFPPVPAIVFGVLYLIYSSYMDRKGTDNIGHNQHFWGAVYGLTFVLVSMAITRPDMLAAVLDGILAGPF; from the coding sequence ATGCAAGAATATCTCACATTAACCAACATCGTCATCCTGATTACCGTCGTGCTTTCTTTCCAGGCTTTTCAAAAGCCGGATTTAATGCAAAAATTTATTTTTAAGCCGACCATCATCAACGACCATAAGGAATATTCCCGATTTCTGAGCAGTGGTTTCATCCATGCGGACTGGGTCCACCTGGGGGTCAATATGTACATGTTGTATCTTTTCGGGAGATTTTCGGAGAGCCTGTTTTTGTTTTTATTCGGGCATACGGGTGGAAAAATTGCCTTTTTGCTCTTTTACCTGAGTGCTATTGTGGTATCATCTATCCCTTCTTACTTCCGACATAAGGACAATTACACCTATGCAGCCCTTGGGGCTTCCGGAGCTACCTCAGCCCTGGTTTTTGCATATATCCTGTATGCTCCGTGGCAAATGTTTATTTTTCCACCAGTCCCGGCCATTGTATTCGGGGTCCTCTACCTCATTTACTCTTCTTACATGGACAGAAAAGGTACCGACAATATCGGCCATAACCAACACTTTTGGGGCGCGGTTTATGGGTTGACTTTTGTCCTGGTCTCTATGGCCATTACCCGGCCAGATATGCTGGCAGCGGTTTTGGACGGAATTTTGGCGGGGCCTTTTTGA
- a CDS encoding redoxin family protein, giving the protein MKKIILITLAVVLVLKTNAQPLAPDFTVVDSDGVTHKLYADYLNQGKTVVIDLFFTYCPPCIALAPYVEPLYESWGSGTGDVEFIALSIQNDDSSADVAQFKIDHNMAYPGVGVDGGAIPAVQPFYSGDWGPFEGVPTFVVIAPDGTVNFDPSGPNQTATIAAIEQAIRQTGARKPFDLSGTVMMPGGTSIGSFDLVIDGEPYTPDEIGAGGLFGLNVLMRPDSVYQVGVVKNGNYNNGLTTFDLIKIRKQILGIDTFDAPWKYLAADANHSSSVSTSDLIQLTKLVLAISDNLPNNDSWGFIKSDYLFSAPGNPYPEEYSGNASTYQYVAGSNFPLDFTGFKIGDLNESADPD; this is encoded by the coding sequence ATGAAAAAAATTATACTAATAACCCTCGCAGTGGTACTTGTTTTAAAAACAAATGCCCAACCATTGGCTCCTGATTTTACCGTTGTCGACTCTGACGGGGTAACCCATAAACTATATGCCGATTACCTCAATCAGGGAAAAACCGTAGTGATCGACCTCTTTTTTACGTATTGCCCGCCATGTATTGCCCTGGCTCCTTATGTTGAACCCCTCTACGAATCCTGGGGAAGCGGCACAGGCGATGTGGAGTTTATCGCGTTGTCCATCCAGAATGATGACAGTAGCGCCGATGTGGCGCAGTTTAAAATTGACCATAACATGGCTTATCCCGGCGTTGGGGTGGACGGCGGGGCGATCCCGGCAGTACAACCTTTTTACAGTGGGGATTGGGGACCTTTTGAAGGGGTACCCACCTTTGTGGTCATTGCTCCGGATGGCACCGTAAACTTTGATCCCAGCGGACCCAATCAAACCGCGACGATCGCTGCTATTGAACAAGCCATCCGGCAAACGGGGGCGCGAAAACCTTTTGACCTTTCGGGTACAGTGATGATGCCCGGTGGCACATCCATCGGTTCTTTTGATTTGGTGATTGACGGCGAACCCTACACTCCCGACGAAATCGGAGCAGGCGGGCTTTTTGGATTAAATGTTTTGATGCGGCCCGATTCTGTTTATCAAGTAGGAGTAGTCAAAAACGGAAATTACAACAACGGGCTTACCACATTCGACCTGATCAAAATTAGGAAACAAATTCTGGGAATCGATACTTTTGATGCTCCCTGGAAATACCTGGCGGCAGATGCCAACCACTCTTCGTCTGTCTCGACTTCCGATTTGATACAATTGACAAAACTCGTGCTGGCCATCAGTGATAATTTACCCAATAACGATTCATGGGGATTCATTAAATCGGATTATTTGTTCAGTGCTCCGGGCAATCCTTATCCGGAGGAGTATTCAGGCAATGCCTCCACCTACCAGTATGTGGCCGGCAGTAATTTTCCGCTTGATTTTACAGGATTCAAAATCGGGGACCTGAACGAGTCGGCGGATCCTGATTGA
- a CDS encoding T9SS type A sorting domain-containing protein, protein MKKLFFMLPAMLLATQVAFAQQGAPQHPQPNPELHKAMQAYIEKNVQPVLLKAQKDFDAKLSAEDLSFIKEKRAQATEKKEQMKANHQKAMELKKEGKSKEEIHEVLGINREDWMEAGKAQREAMKAFMDRNQETVKSSMEALKPSYKTWIEEEKAIIDKYMPENKAPENGDEAAMKKHHGPGIGLFGIAPPRPFGDFKKGGDKKMHPDGKKWDNNKKRPEGKKGDHTNEGQGQKSKEGMHRGQHNNGRLAMEFVLWDGKLPAALEVNGDFQPLKTDNARDIFSLQNYPNPANGITKISAELPKEVKLVKITLRDASGKTVKDLSFKNATKGANQFDIDVSSLPEGLYFYTFDADGQKTTKRMVVGK, encoded by the coding sequence ATGAAGAAATTATTTTTTATGTTGCCGGCAATGTTGCTGGCAACCCAGGTAGCTTTTGCCCAGCAGGGAGCACCCCAGCATCCTCAACCTAATCCGGAACTGCATAAAGCTATGCAAGCGTATATCGAAAAAAATGTACAGCCTGTTTTGCTTAAAGCTCAAAAAGACTTTGACGCTAAATTAAGTGCCGAAGATTTATCCTTTATCAAGGAAAAACGCGCCCAGGCAACCGAAAAAAAGGAACAGATGAAGGCCAATCACCAAAAGGCCATGGAGCTCAAAAAAGAAGGCAAATCCAAAGAGGAAATCCATGAGGTACTGGGGATCAACCGGGAAGATTGGATGGAAGCCGGAAAAGCACAAAGAGAAGCCATGAAGGCCTTTATGGATCGTAACCAGGAAACTGTCAAGTCAAGCATGGAAGCCCTGAAGCCTTCTTACAAAACATGGATCGAAGAAGAAAAGGCTATCATTGATAAATACATGCCTGAGAACAAAGCCCCGGAAAATGGTGATGAGGCAGCAATGAAAAAGCATCACGGCCCCGGCATAGGTTTATTCGGCATTGCTCCTCCGCGTCCTTTCGGCGATTTCAAAAAAGGCGGAGATAAAAAAATGCACCCGGATGGCAAGAAATGGGACAACAACAAGAAACGTCCTGAGGGCAAGAAAGGGGATCATACAAATGAAGGTCAGGGTCAAAAAAGCAAAGAAGGCATGCACCGTGGTCAGCATAACAATGGCCGCCTTGCCATGGAGTTTGTGCTCTGGGACGGCAAATTGCCTGCTGCGCTGGAGGTTAATGGGGATTTTCAACCTTTAAAAACAGACAACGCCAGGGACATTTTTTCACTTCAGAATTATCCGAACCCGGCCAATGGCATCACGAAAATTTCTGCCGAATTGCCTAAGGAAGTTAAATTGGTGAAAATTACTTTGCGCGACGCTTCCGGAAAAACAGTGAAAGACCTGAGTTTCAAAAATGCAACCAAAGGCGCCAACCAGTTTGACATTGATGTGAGCAGTCTGCCGGAAGGCTTATACTTCTATACTTTTGACGCAGATGGTCAGAAGACGACTAAGAGAATGGTTGTCGGTAAATAA
- the lipB gene encoding lipoyl(octanoyl) transferase LipB, with amino-acid sequence MQKVKFEDLGLIPYKKAWEYQTEVHRQLIDRKLEARKNKEILTAPVHRLLFCEHPPVYTLGKSGSESNILLDEKALKEEGFEYFKINRGGDITYHGPGQIVGYPVFDLDFFFNDVHQYVRFLEEAIIRTLQYYDIEAYRIKEYTGVWLPEKGFLPKRKICAIGVHLSRWVTLHGFAFNVHPKLNHFDNIIPCGINDTDKAVTSLEKELNRPIDIEEVKGLVKRHLGELFGFELV; translated from the coding sequence ATGCAAAAAGTTAAATTTGAGGACCTGGGACTAATCCCTTATAAAAAAGCGTGGGAATACCAGACGGAAGTGCACCGTCAGCTGATAGACCGTAAACTTGAGGCCCGCAAAAACAAAGAAATCCTGACGGCCCCGGTGCACCGGCTGCTGTTTTGCGAACACCCGCCGGTTTACACCCTCGGAAAAAGCGGCTCTGAAAGTAACATCCTGTTGGACGAAAAAGCGCTGAAAGAGGAAGGTTTCGAATATTTCAAGATCAACCGCGGCGGCGACATCACCTACCACGGCCCCGGCCAGATCGTAGGATATCCTGTTTTTGACCTGGATTTCTTTTTTAATGATGTGCATCAATACGTGCGTTTCCTGGAAGAAGCCATCATTCGTACCCTTCAATATTATGATATTGAGGCTTACCGCATCAAAGAGTATACCGGGGTATGGCTGCCGGAAAAAGGGTTTTTACCCAAAAGAAAAATTTGCGCCATTGGTGTCCACCTGAGCCGGTGGGTTACCTTGCACGGATTCGCCTTCAACGTACACCCCAAACTGAACCATTTCGATAATATCATCCCCTGCGGCATCAACGACACGGATAAGGCCGTAACCTCGCTGGAAAAAGAATTGAATCGCCCTATAGATATTGAAGAGGTGAAAGGTTTGGTAAAACGGCATTTGGGAGAATTGTTTGGCTTTGAGTTGGTGTAA
- a CDS encoding DUF819 family protein, which yields MIWIILQLLIIITMPWAGKVLHKKPFFSQWMSPVVFCYGIGIIIRNLNLFPLDEHLSNYITQGTIILAIPLLLFSTKILKWLKYTGKGLLSFGLCVISALLGSTLAWYTLGDTVSDPGRLSGMLVGIYTGGTPNMQAIGMALRASQEDIILVNAADMLMGGAYLVFLSTIAHRVLKGILPDFEAGAEGNPEPTFSAHKKFNLKHSLTGVGLSLIIAAIAITIPLLIFGNMDHIALIILGLTTFSIMAAFIPAVQNLESTFETGDYLLLMFCVALGLLADFSAIFEKGADLILYAGVAMFSSILLHFLFAKIFKIDRDTFIITSTAGIFGPVFIGQIAAVLGNRKLVFTGITLGLLGYAIGNFLGIGLAELLRML from the coding sequence TTGATCTGGATCATTTTACAATTGCTGATCATCATTACCATGCCCTGGGCCGGAAAAGTATTGCACAAAAAACCCTTTTTCAGCCAATGGATGAGTCCCGTCGTGTTTTGTTACGGCATCGGCATTATTATTCGCAACCTGAATCTGTTTCCCCTGGATGAGCATCTTTCCAATTACATCACCCAGGGTACCATTATCCTGGCCATTCCGCTATTGCTGTTTTCCACCAAAATACTGAAATGGTTGAAATATACTGGCAAAGGTCTGTTATCCTTTGGGCTTTGTGTCATTAGTGCCTTGCTGGGGTCCACCTTAGCCTGGTACACTTTAGGCGATACCGTATCGGATCCGGGCCGTTTATCGGGCATGCTGGTTGGCATCTATACCGGCGGCACCCCCAATATGCAAGCCATCGGGATGGCGTTGAGGGCCTCGCAGGAAGACATCATCCTCGTCAATGCGGCAGATATGCTCATGGGCGGCGCCTATCTCGTTTTTTTGAGTACTATCGCCCACAGGGTGCTCAAGGGTATTTTGCCCGATTTTGAGGCCGGCGCGGAAGGGAATCCCGAACCAACATTTTCAGCCCACAAAAAATTCAACCTAAAACATAGCCTGACTGGCGTTGGACTTAGCCTCATCATTGCAGCCATTGCCATTACCATTCCTTTGCTGATCTTTGGCAATATGGACCACATTGCTTTGATCATCCTTGGGCTGACCACTTTCAGCATAATGGCGGCCTTTATTCCTGCCGTCCAAAACCTGGAAAGCACCTTCGAAACGGGAGATTACCTATTGCTCATGTTCTGCGTGGCACTCGGGCTGCTTGCCGACTTCTCCGCCATTTTCGAGAAAGGGGCCGATCTCATTCTCTATGCAGGAGTCGCTATGTTTTCCAGCATATTACTGCATTTTTTGTTCGCCAAAATATTCAAAATAGACCGGGACACCTTCATTATCACCTCCACCGCCGGTATTTTCGGACCTGTTTTCATCGGGCAAATCGCCGCAGTCCTGGGCAACCGAAAATTGGTATTCACCGGCATAACGCTTGGCTTACTAGGTTACGCGATAGGTAATTTCCTGGGAATAGGGCTGGCGGAATTGTTGAGGATGTTGTAG
- a CDS encoding sigma-70 family RNA polymerase sigma factor: MDAEEKLVQDLQAGSEQAFSALVDLYQNKALSTCLGFIPNRQDAEDVVQEVFVEVFRSVGNFKGESKLSSWIYRIVVNKSLEALRYKKRKKRKAFFQSLIGLNEQNGSLDGQDFDHPGVLMENKERSKVLFSKIDELPESQRVVFTLCKLDDLSYREAAEIMKTSVSSVESLMFRAKKNLQKNLEDYYKNEKI; this comes from the coding sequence TTGGATGCCGAGGAAAAATTGGTACAGGACCTTCAAGCCGGATCTGAACAAGCGTTTAGTGCCTTGGTCGATCTGTATCAAAATAAGGCGCTCAGCACATGCCTCGGGTTTATCCCCAACCGGCAGGATGCGGAGGATGTGGTTCAGGAAGTTTTTGTGGAGGTATTTCGGTCCGTTGGGAATTTTAAAGGAGAATCCAAGTTGTCGAGCTGGATCTACCGGATCGTGGTCAATAAATCGCTGGAAGCATTGCGTTACAAAAAGCGCAAAAAAAGGAAAGCCTTTTTTCAGTCGCTCATCGGTCTCAATGAACAAAACGGGAGCCTGGACGGCCAGGATTTTGACCATCCCGGAGTATTGATGGAAAACAAAGAAAGATCGAAGGTTTTGTTTTCCAAAATCGACGAGTTACCGGAAAGTCAGCGCGTTGTGTTTACATTATGTAAACTGGACGACCTGAGTTATAGAGAAGCCGCAGAAATTATGAAAACAAGTGTTTCGTCTGTGGAATCACTCATGTTCAGGGCAAAGAAAAACCTGCAGAAAAACCTGGAGGACTATTATAAAAATGAAAAAATTTGA